The genomic window GGTGATATGCAATTACCAGATATGATTATGAGCCAGGAGCAACTTAATAAAATGATGCAGGAAGGAATGAAAAAGGGTGAAAATGGAAAACCTAAAGATGGCGATGGTAAGAAAGAGGGTGAAGGTGAAAAAGATGGTAAAGAAGGAGAGAGTGGTTCTGATGGAGATGGTAATGGAAAAGGTGAAAACGGAAAACAGTCTGGAGAGGATGGCGAAGGTTTAAATGAAGACTTAAATGGTGAGCTTTTTAAAATTTACCAACAACAACAAGAATTACGTCAAGCCTTAGAAGAGCAATTAAGCAAAGAAGGTAAATTTGGAAAAGGTGGAAATGGAGATAAGCTTGTAAGGCAAATGGAAGATATAGAACTAGACCTTCTGAATAAGGGTTTTGATAATAGCACGCTTCGGAAAATGATGCAATTAAAACATCAGTTATTAAAATTAGATAAAGCGAGTTTTCAGCAAGGTGAAGACAGTAAGCGTCAATCTGAAAGTAGTAGTAATGATTTTAATAATAGTTCTAACAACCAAATACCTACAGCTAAACAATATTTTAATACAACTGAAATATTGAACAGACAAAGCTTACCTTTGCAGCAAATTTACAAACAGAAAGTTCAAGAATATTTTAAGCAAAGCAATGATTAATTTTAATTACGAAACAGTTTTTATATTAGAGGAAGAGGAAGTGATTTCTAAATGGATTATGGAAGCAATCTCTAACGAAGGTTTTAAGTTGGAAGAAATAAACTATGTGTTTTGTGATGATGAGTATCTTCATAAATTGAATGTGGAATTTCTTAATCATGATACTTTAACAGATGTAATAAGTTTTGATTATTGTGTTGGCAAAATTATACAAGGGGATATTTTTATTTCCATTGAGAGAGTTATTGATAACGCAAAGGATTTTGAAGTCAATTTTCTTTCAGAATTAAAACGAGTTATTGTTCATGGTGTTTTACATTACTGTGGGTATAAAGACAAGACGGAATCGGACGCTAGTTTGATGCGTGAAAAAGAAGAGTACTATTTAAATTTGATTAAGTAGTAATTACGATTTCTAAATAAAATTTCAACAAAAAAAATATTTATGTTCCACGTGGAACACTATAGGTTTTAAAAAAAAGAAAAAGCATGTTTAATGATGTTTATGATGTTATAGTTGTTGGGGCTGGGCACGCAGGAAGCGAAGCCGCGGCCGCGGCTGCTAATATGGGTAGTAAAACACTGTTGGTTACCATGAATCTACAAAACATCGCTCAGATGTCTTGTAACCCTGCTATGGGAGGGATAGCTAAAGGACAAATTGTTCGGGAGATAGATGCGCTTGGAGGATACAGTGGAATTGTTTCTGATACGTCGGCTATTCAATTTAAAATGTTGAACAAATCTAAAGGGCCTGCTATGTGGAGTCCAAGAGTTCAGAGTGATAGAATGCGTTTTGCTGAAGATTGGAGAATGATGTTAGAAGGAACTCCAAATTTAGATTTTTATCAGGATATGGTTTCTGGATTAATAGTGGAAAACCATAAAGTAGTTGGTGTTAAAACATCGCTTGGAATTGAAATAAAAGCGAAGTCTGTCGTGCTTACAAATGGCACCTTTTTAAATGGGCTTATCCATATAGGTGATAAAAATTTTGGTGGTGGTAGAGCAGGAGAAAGAGCAGCAACTGGAATTACAGAACAACTTGTAGAATTAGGTTTTGAATCTGGTAGAATGAAAACAGGTACACCTCCAAGAGTTGATGGTCGTAGTTTAGATTATTCTAAAATGGCAGAACAACCTGGTGATAAAAACCCTGAAAAATTCTCTTATTTAGATATTACAAAACCATTGGAAAAACAACGTTCTTGTTACATGACTTATACAAGTCTTGAAGTGCATGATTTGCTTCGGGAAGGGTTTGATAGGTCACCAATGTTTAATGGTAGAATTAAAAGTTTAGGACCGCGTTATTGCCCATCTATTGAAGATAAAATTAATCGTTTTGCAGATAAGGATCGTCATCAATTATTCATCGAGCCGGAGGGTTGGAATACTTGTGAGGTTTATGTAAATGGTTTTTCTACATCCTTGCCAGAGGATGTTCAATTTAAAGCTTTGCGGTCTGTAGTTGGTTTTGAAAACGTGAAATTTTTTAGACCGGGTTACGCTATAGAATACGATTATTTCCCGCCAACACAATTGAAGCATACCTTAGAAACTAAGTTAGTTGAAGGTTTGTATTTCGCTGGCCAGATTAATGGAACTACGGGTTATGAAGAAGCTGCTTCTCAAGGATTAATGGCCGGTATAAATGCAGCTTTAAAAACCCAAGAACGTGATGCTTTTACATTAAAAAGAGATGAAGCATATATAGGTGTTTTAGTTGATGATTTAATTACAAAAGGTACAGAAGAGCCATATAGAATGTTTACTTCTCGTGCTGAATATAGAACGTTATTACGCCAAGATAATGCAGATATTAGGTTAACGCCAAAAGGTTTTGATTTAGGTTTAGCTTCTGAAAAACGGTTAAAACGCATGGAGGAAAAGCATGAAGCTGCGGAGAAATTTGTAAGCTTTTTTGAGACACAAAGTGTAAAGCCAGAAGAGATAAACCCAATATTAGAATCTAAAAAATCGGCTGTTGTAAATCAATCTGGTAAGCTTTTTAAAGTGTTTGCTCGACCTAATGTTGACATGGAAGATATACGTAAAGTTGAAAGTGTTGAGGCTTATATCCAAGAGCATAATCTGGATAGAGAGGTGATAGAACAGACCGAAATTCAGGTTAAATATTCTGGGTATATTGCTAAGGAAAAAGTTAATGCTGATAAATTATCGCGTTTAGAGTATGTGAAAATTCCTGAAAATTTTGATTACTCTCAGATAAAATCTATGAGTTTAGAGGCGCGTGAAAAGCTTAAAAAGATCCAACCGGCAACAGTTTCTCAAGCGTCAAGAATTAGTGGGGTATCTCCAAATGATGTATCTGTTTTGCTTGTTTATATGGGTAGATAAATTAACTTTTGGACAGTATAAGTTGTTTTGCTATTAGATTATTTGGCTAGTTTTATAACGTTCCACGTGGAACATGTGTAGTGTAAGTTTTGTTTTTTAGTATGAATTATTAAAGATAAATAGAT from Algibacter sp. L1A34 includes these protein-coding regions:
- the ybeY gene encoding rRNA maturation RNase YbeY; the protein is MINFNYETVFILEEEEVISKWIMEAISNEGFKLEEINYVFCDDEYLHKLNVEFLNHDTLTDVISFDYCVGKIIQGDIFISIERVIDNAKDFEVNFLSELKRVIVHGVLHYCGYKDKTESDASLMREKEEYYLNLIK
- the mnmG gene encoding tRNA uridine-5-carboxymethylaminomethyl(34) synthesis enzyme MnmG — translated: MFNDVYDVIVVGAGHAGSEAAAAAANMGSKTLLVTMNLQNIAQMSCNPAMGGIAKGQIVREIDALGGYSGIVSDTSAIQFKMLNKSKGPAMWSPRVQSDRMRFAEDWRMMLEGTPNLDFYQDMVSGLIVENHKVVGVKTSLGIEIKAKSVVLTNGTFLNGLIHIGDKNFGGGRAGERAATGITEQLVELGFESGRMKTGTPPRVDGRSLDYSKMAEQPGDKNPEKFSYLDITKPLEKQRSCYMTYTSLEVHDLLREGFDRSPMFNGRIKSLGPRYCPSIEDKINRFADKDRHQLFIEPEGWNTCEVYVNGFSTSLPEDVQFKALRSVVGFENVKFFRPGYAIEYDYFPPTQLKHTLETKLVEGLYFAGQINGTTGYEEAASQGLMAGINAALKTQERDAFTLKRDEAYIGVLVDDLITKGTEEPYRMFTSRAEYRTLLRQDNADIRLTPKGFDLGLASEKRLKRMEEKHEAAEKFVSFFETQSVKPEEINPILESKKSAVVNQSGKLFKVFARPNVDMEDIRKVESVEAYIQEHNLDREVIEQTEIQVKYSGYIAKEKVNADKLSRLEYVKIPENFDYSQIKSMSLEAREKLKKIQPATVSQASRISGVSPNDVSVLLVYMGR